The Candidatus Bathyarchaeota archaeon genome includes the window CTTCTGTTTCTTGACTGTGTGTTTAGCCTCAGCTAAGATTTTGTTACCTATTCTCTTTGCAGCTTCGATGACTTCAGCTGTAATTTCCGCTGATGCTACGGTTGGGGTGGGTAGTGCACCTGTTTCTGGTGTAACAAATGGTACAGCCCTAGAATATACGTGAAGCAATATAATTTCTGAACCAAAATTCTTGGCTACATTAATGCCATATTCTAACACCTTTGATGAGGGTGCCGAACCATCCAGAGGAACTAAAATCTTCTGGAACATTCGTTAGTTCACCAATAGTAGTAAAGACGAATTGTACTTAATTAGTTTGAGCTGGTGTTTCACGGTTTTAGATGCCGTTGTGCTTAAGTATTTGAGTTTAAAACAGCATTATAAGATGTGGAGTAAAGCTTGGAGGTGCACTGAGCTCGCTAAGGTTTCGGTTAACTACTTGCTTCACATAGGCAACATTATAAGCTTAATTCTCTCTTGCCAACGTTGTCATTTAACGCTGTTGATTAGGAGGCGTTTAGATTCGGAAAAATCGTTATAACGGCTGGTCTGCCCTACGCAAATGGCGAAATCCATTTGGGAGGGATCACGTCAACCTATCTGCCTGCGGATATACTTACAAGGTTTTTTAAGCTGAGAGGAAATGATGTGGCTTTTGTCTGCGCCACCGATGACTTCGGCACTCCTATATTAATTGAAGCTGAAAAAGAAGGAAAAAGCCCAGAAGAATTCGTGGCCTACTGGTACAAAGCGGACAGAAAAGATTTCGAGGATTTAGGGATTTCATTCGACATTTTCCATCAAACCAGCTCCAAAGAAAACATACAATTTACACAATATTTCTTCAAGAAACTGTATGAAAAAGGGTTCATTTTCAAACGGCTTATCTCGCAGCCATACTGTGAAAAGTGTAAAAAAGTGTTACCAGACCGGTACGTTAAGGGCACTTGTCCCTACTGCAACGCCACTGATCAATATTCTGATGGATGCGAAGAATGTGGAAAGGTGTTTCAACCAGAAGAGATCAAGGACCCACACTGTGCGCTCTGCGGATCAAAACCAGTTAGCAAACAGAGTGCGCACTATTTCTTCAAGCTCTCACACTTTTCAGATGCGTTGAAGAAATGGTTGGTGGAAAATCGAAGTCTTCAGTCAGAAGTGAAGAACTACGTGTTAAACTGGATTAGTACAGGGTTAGAAGATTGGGATATTACAAGAGACATAACGTGGGGTGTTCCAATTCCCCTAAATGAGGCGAAGGGAAAAGTGCTTTACAACTGGTTTGACAATCACCTTTGCTATATTTCTACAGCGTTAAAATATTTCGCGGATAGAGGAATCGATGAAAAAGCATTTTGGAACTCTTCAAAGATCTATCATTTTATTGGAAAAGACATAGTGTATCATCATTACTTGTTCTTGCCCGCTATGCGCCTTGGTGTAGAAGAATTCAAACTTCCAGATTTTATTCCTACAAGAGGTCATTTGCTACTTCATGGAGTGAAATTCTCTAAAAGCAGAGGGTGGTACGTTAGTTTAAGAGAGTTTCTGAATCTGTTTCCAGCAGACTATCTGAGATATTACTTGACAACAATTACCTCATATAGTCAATCAGATGTAAATTTTGATTGGGAGGATTTCCAGTCAAGAATAAACAATGAATTAATCGCGAATATCGGAAATTTCATCCACCGAACATTGACTTTTATCTGGTCAAATTACAATGGAAAGATACCTAAAGCGAAAAGTAATGATAAACTAGATGTCCAATTTAAAGAGAAAATTCAAACAATAGCAAACGATGTTGGAGAAGAATTAGAAAAAATCGAGTTGAACAGAGGGCTAAAAAAAATCTCAGAATTCTCTAGTTTCTGCAACCAGTATTTCCAGCGGAAGGAACCTTGGACTAAAAAGGAAGACACAGCGACCTGTTTGTATCTCTGCGTAAACGCCGTCAGAAGTCTATCTATTCTACTTGAACCTTATCTACCGTTCTCAGCTGAAACTCTCTGGCAACAATTGAATCTAGAGGGCTCCATTCGCAAGCAAAGTTGGGATTCAGCATCGGAATTAGCTATAGAAAGCGGGCATAAAATCAACAAACCGAAAATACTATTCAGAAAAGTAGAAGCCGAAGAAATTAAGAGAGAAAAGGAAAAGCTACTAAAACTACGTGTTGATTAGACTTGACTCGTTGTGGTGTTGTAGTGATGAAAAAATAATTACGAGTTTCACAAGTGAGAGATTTGCGCCTTAAAATCGATCTTCACGTCCATACACGATATTCCTACGATTCCACAATTACCCTCGACGAGATAGTTGCTTACTCTCAGAAAAGAGGTTTGGACGGAGTTGCCATCACTGATCATGACGTTGTTGAAGGGGCGCTTAAACTTGTCCAAAAAGTTAAGGAACTTGTTGTTATCCCAGGAGTCGAAGTCACCACCTCCCGAGGTCACGTCCTAGCCCTCAACATAACTAGGCCCATTCCTACAGAATTAAGCCCTCTTGAAACGATTCAAATGATCCATGAAGCTGGAGGAATAGCTGTAGCTGCTCACCCAACTGTTTTTTACAAGGGATTAAGGGGACAAATAAACTCAAACTTTGACGCTGTAGAAGTGGTCAATGCCTCAGCATTCCCTTTCTTCCTCTCAACTTATCTAAGCCGAAAACTTGCTCTTAGACTTGATCTTCCACAGACTGCTGGAAGCGATGCTCATTATGCTTCTGAAATTGGGTTTGCTTACACAGTTGTTGACACAGACCCTGAGGTTGATGAAATTGTGCATGCAATAAGGAACGGTGCAACTGTTCCATGTGGAAAACCGATACCGTGGAAACTGAGACTTGAGAGGATGCTTCAACCTTAGAAAGAAATTATGAACTTTTGCTAATCAAAATGCATTAGAAAAATTGTAACGCCGATAGAAGAATGCGCCTACGAGTTTGAAAAACGAGTCCCCAAAGCCAAACTACGATTTTTGATACTCTATCTTGCTAAAGCTTTAATTTAGAGCCCCCTACATTTATTAGGAGGCTAAACACTTTGAAGGAAACCCTTACCGGAAGAACGGAGGATTACCTGAGAGGGATATGTGAGATCATAGAGCGGAAGGGATACGCGCGTATAAAGGACATCGTAAGAGAGTTGAACGTTAGACCATCTACCGTCGTAGAGATGATGAAAAAACTGGACCACATAGGACTTGTCGTATATGAAAAATATGGTGGAATCACACTTACCCCTCAGGGAGAGGAAATCGCAAGGGCCATCAGTGAAAGACATGAGACATTCAAAAAGTTCCTAGAAATTATTCTAGTACCAAAGGATGTTGCATTGAAGGATGCCCACATGCTTGAGCACCAACTGGATCCAAAGACTATACTACAGTTCACAAGATTCGTGGAGTTCATCACCAGCGCCCCCGAACATCCAAAGTTCGTCAAAAGATGGGTGGAACAGTTCAAAAGATATTGTGAGACGAAAAACCGCCAACACGTAAACACGTAACCGTTAGAGTAGAAATCGATTTCCTAAACATGTTCGATTTTCCATAACATGCCTAACTTTTTTAGGGTATTCTACAAATATGCCTAACAACACTCTAACATTTAGTAGCCCCAAAATCGCAGATTGCGGCTTTATCATGGAATAGAGGTTAAGCAATCTGGAGCCCGGGAAAAGACAGTTATCATTAGGACCACTGGAAGCGGGGCTGTTCGAAGAAGAATATTGGATATGCGATTGCATACACATGCGTACATGAGACGGTAAGAAAAGAAAGCGGAGGATAGAGAGAATGGAGTTACGTTTGACTGATCTGAGGGATGGAGAGAGTGGCATTATAACTTCTATAAAGATGGGTCACGGAAGAGGGCATAGAGAACACCGAGGAGCAGGAAGACGCTGGGGATTTAGAAAAAGGCTTGAAGATATGGGTCTAACCCCAGGCACCAGAGTAACGGTGGTGAAGTCAGCACCCTTTCGAGGTCCTTTAGAAGTCTATGTAAGAGGTTCTAGACTGGCTATAGGTAGAAGAATGGCCGAGAGAATTTTCGTGAAGGTGAAGAAGTGATCAAAAGCAAGTTCATTGTGGTTTTAGCAGGAAATGCGAACGTCGGAAAATCTGTAATATTCAACCATTTGACAGGTTTACACCAACACATCGGAAATTGGCCCGGGAAAACTGTTGGAAAGGCTGAAGGAACGCTTCATTTTAGAGGCTATACCATAGACATCATCGATTTACCTGGAATCTATTCTCTGTCCACCTTTTCTATAGAGGAGCTCATTTCAAGGGAATATATCGCAGTCGAGACGCCGGACTTGGTGATAAATGTTGTGGATGCCTCGGTTCTTGAAAGAAACCTGTTCTTCACACTTCAGTTAATGGAACTGGAAGCGCCAATGGTTATCGCTTTGAATCAAGTGGATATGGCGGAGAAGAAGGGTATAGAGATCAACTATAAGAAACTGGAAAAAACCTTAGGTGTGCCGGTGATTCCCACAGTGGCGATTAGGGGAACCGGCGTATACGAGTTATTGCAGAGATGTGTTGAGACCATTGAAAAAGGGGGGGAAAAACCTTCCCGAATGAAGTATGGAGAAGAAATTGAAAAGAGAATTAAAGGTCTCAGTGAGACAGTTAAAAAAGTTCATTATCCATACCCAGCTAGATGGACCGCGATAAAGCTCTTGGAAAAGGATGAACAAGTGGAGAGAGAGATTCGAGAAGTAAAACCCGAAATCGTATCTGCCGCTGAAAAGTTTGCAGAAGAGATTGAAGAAATCCATGGTCATTCCTGCTCGACTGTAATAACATCTGAACGATATGAGATCGCAGGCTATATTGCTAGAGAAGTTCAGCATGTAGTGCCGCCGATAAAGCCGCTGATGAGAGAGAGGCTTCATGCCTTAACAACCCATAGAATCTTGGGATATCTGATTATGGCTGTCCTACTACTCTCAATCTTCTATTCAATCTTCACCTTTGGAGACTACACCTCTGGCTTGTTGAGCGACCTCTTCTATTGTTTGGAACCGATTTTTGAAAGCATATTCGGAGCCGGGATTGCAGGAGAACTGATTTGGGGCGGAATTATGGGGGGTATTATAGCGGGCGTTGCGATAGCGCTGCCGTACATCATTCCATTTTACCTTGTACTATACTTTCTTGAGGATTCCGGTTATCTTAGTAGAATCGCTTTTTTGTTAGATAATGTAATGCATAGGATAGGTTTACATGGGAAGGCCTTTATCCCAGTCATGCTCAGCTTTGGTTGCAACGTTCCAGGATGTTTGGGGTGCAGAATCATGGAGACGGAAAGAGAGAGACTTCTCACCGCCTTCGTTGTTACATTGGTACCTTGCGCCGCAACAACAGTTATCATTCTCGGTCTGGTTGGGACATTTGTGGGTGTTCAATGGGCTCTAGCGTTATACATCATCGACTTGGTGATTATCTTCCTTCTAGGAAGACTGGCATTCAAGGCTTTGCCCGGTGAACCAACCGCATTAATAATGGAGATGTCTGACTATAGGGTGCCTCATCTGCAGACAGTGTTGAGGCAAACCTTGTTTAGATTGATGGAATTCATAAAGATGGCCTTTCCGCTTATAATTGTAGGTAGTCTTCTAATCAAGCTCGCAGAAGTTATGGGCTTGTTGAACCCTATCGCAAGCGTCCTCAGTCCCGTAACTGTCACTTGGCTGGGGTTACCTGCCATCACGGGGATAGCATTAATTTTTGGAGTGCTAAGGAAAGAACTGACGTTAATAATGCTCGCAACTCTTTTCGGGACAACGAATTTTGCACAGGTCCCGAATTTTGGACCAGTGCAGATGATTGTGTTCACCCTGGTAACGATGCTCTATATACCCTGTATAGCTACTATTGCTGCCCTAGTTAGGGAGTTTGGATGGAAGAGAGCACTATTCATTACGGTGTTTGAGATCGTGTTTGCAATACTCATTGGCGGTATAGCTTTTAGGTTGTTGATGTTGGTCTAGTGAAGAAAGCTAAAACTTTGATCTATCTCTGTTGTTCTAAACGTTTATTTTTTCTTACTAGTTTGTGGGTGCATGCATGCATAACCTAAAAAACACACGGCTTGCCGAAAGAAAAAAGCGTCGGCACCGAAACAGCGTTCCGTGGAGGATTGTTCCCAAATTATTTTAGTTGAGAGACGTAACCCCATATAGCAAAGATGAGACATATGCTTGTTAGACTCAGCGATGTTCAAGCAGGCTCAGTGCACACTATTGTTGAGATAAAGGGTGGCCTTCGACACCGTTGCTTTCACTGGAAATTAAGGAGAGGAGAACGTGAGTGATGTTGTTTCATTAGCGTTATTACTATCTTTTTTGGCGGGAATCTCAACGACGATAGGAGCTGTGGTAGCATTCTTCATAAAAAAACCTACCCACGGAATTTTGGGCTTGACTCTCGGATTTTCGGCGGGTGTAATGATCAATGTATCATTCGTTGAACTTCTGACAAAATCGATGGATGAAATAGGATTTCTCCATGCAAATCTTGCATTCTTTGTAGGAATAGTAATAATCTTTGCAATCGACATTTTGATCCCTCACGAATACATCGCTGAAAAAGTTGAAAACAAAGATCCAAAACTTATGAGGACTGGAATTTTAACTGCGTTAGGAATTGCAATACACAATTTTCCTGAGGGTTTTGCTACATTCGCAGTTTCTTTATATTCAATAGATGTTGGTATCCTGTTGGCGATAGCTATAGCCATTCATAACATACCAGAAGGGATATCTGTGTATATACCCATTTTTTATGCCACTGGAAATAAGAGAAAGGCTTTTCTATACTCTTTTGCTTCGGGGATATTTGAGCCGATCGGCGCAGTAATAGGAGCAGCTTTCCTCTTACCCTTCATGACAGATTATCTAATTTATTGTGTTCTCGCCTTCATTGCAGGCATCATGGTTTACATAAGCTTTGACGAATTATTGCCAGCTGCTCACAGATATGGTAAAGAGCACACAGTAGCCATAGGAGTTATTTCTGGAATGGCTGTAATGACACTCAGTTTAATCATGCTCAGGTAAGCTTTGTGCTTTGCATGCATGAGTTTTTCGATATGTTCCGCCCGCTTTACTTACAGGCTTGGAAACTTCCCTAACCGCTTCACGGAGAGCCTTTAGCCTCTTTGATGAGTTCAACTTCGGAACCCGCATAATCCATTCATTTAAATTTTTGGAAATCATTGATTATCTAGGTGGTTCCGATGGGAAGAGGGTCTGGTTTCGGAAAAGTCATTTTGTTTGGCGAACATTTCGTTGTTCACGGTGTGTCAGGAATTGTTTCTGCAATTGATTTAACAGCTGACGCAGAAGTGAAAAAAATTGGGGACGGAATCACTATAAAGGATGAAAGAAGAGGTGCAAAAGGTTACACTGAAAAGAAGGGAACCCAACAAAAAGAGTCAATTCAGAGAATGCTTAAAACCATGGGAATCGATTTGGAAAAGGCGTTTTTAGAGATTTGGCTAGGAGGAAATCTCCCGGGCTTCAGCGGAGTTGGTGCTTCTGCAGCAAGCAGCGTTGCAATCGCTAGAGCTATAGCAGAGGAGTTAGAAATGAATTTGTCAGATGAAAGAATTAATGAAATTGCTTATGAAGCTGAGAAAGCTTACGCCGGAACACCCTCAGGCATCGACAACTCCGCGGCAACCTACGGAGGGCTAATCTGGTTCAGGAGGAATTTAAGCGGAGGCCCAAACACAATTGAAAGATTGAGTATAAGGCAGCCCGTTGAAATTGTCATAGGCAACACGCAAGTTGTCGCTGACACGAAGGAAATGGTTGCAGGCGTTGCGGAAAGAAAGAAAGAAAATCCAGAAAAATACGATTCATTGTTCAATCAAGCAGAATGGTTAGCGCTCGAGGCGAGAAAGGCCTTAGAAGATTTTGATTTAAGACAAGTCGGAAGGTTAATGAGCGAAAATCATGGCTTACTGCAAGAAATTGAGGTTTCTTGTAAAGAATTGGATTATCTGATCAATTTAGCTCGAGAGCAGGGCGCGTTTGGGGCAAAACTAACGGGCGGTGGCGGTGGAGGCTGCATGGTAGCGTTAACGCCAGGAAAAGAATTGCAAGAAGCGGTTGCCGCAGCAATGGAAAAAGAGGGTTTCAAAGTACTGAGAGCAAAGATCGGGATTCAAAAAATATAAAGAGAATAGCCTTATCAGAAACAAGAAATTACCTCTATAGAAGGGATAAGATTGGGTTTTAGAAGTTTTCTGGAACAACTTGACAAGAATGGAGAATTGATAAGAATAGAAAAAGAAGTGTCAACCGAGTATGAGATGGCGGGGATTATAGATGCTCTCGGCGAGAAACCCGTATTCTTTGAGAAAGTGAAAGAATCAAGCATCCCCGTTGTAGGCGGCCTCGTCTCTTCTAAAGAACTGGTTGCCAGAGCGTTGAACATCAAGAAAGAACAATTGTTGCACGAGTTATCCAATGCTATAGAAAAACCTGTACGCCCCGATGTTGTGGAGAAGGGAGAATGCCAAGAAATAGTTGAGAAAGATGTTGATTTAACAAAGCTTCCCATAATGAGGTACACAGAAAAAGACGGTGGAAAATACATCGCATCGGCTATCTGCATAATAAAAGATTCTGAGTTAGGTAGAAACACGTGTTTCCACAGGTTGATGCTACTAGGTAAAAACAGGTTCGTAGCTAGAATCGTTGAAGAGAGGGGAACCGACACTGCCCTTAGAAAGTCTGGCGGTGAACTTGACATTGCAATTTGCATAGGCAACTCAACCGCTGTTCTTCTCGCTGCTTCCACATCTCTACCAAAGGGCGTTGACGAAATGGGAATGGCGAACGCGCTGGAAAAAACAGAGTTGGTGAAGTGTAAAACCATTGATGTTGAGGTCCCGAAGGACTGCGAAATTGTATTAGAAGGAAGGATAACAAAAGAAAGAGCATCAGAGGGGCCATTCTTAGATCTGACAGGAATTATCGATAGAGTAAGACAGCAACCAGTGATAGAAATCAACTGCATAACTCACAGAGAGAAACCAATTTACCAAACCATACTTCCCGGAAGAAATGAGCACAAGTTCTTGATGGGCATGCCCAGAGAACCCACAATCTTCAATGAAGTGAATAAGGCTTGTGAATGTAAGGATGTTTACATAACTCCTGGTGGTTGTAGCTGGCTCCACGCGGTGGTGCAAATAAAGAAACGGAATCCAGATGATGGAAAGAAAGCGATTGAAGCAGCTTTTAAAGGTCACAGGTCATTGAAACATTGTATTGTTGTGGATGGCGATATAAACATCTATGATCCAAACGACGTTGAATGGGCCATTGCAACGAGATTTCAGGCAGATAAAGACGCTGTTATCCTACCAAAACAAAGAGGGTCTTCTCTTGATCCATCTGGAGATTTGACTGGAGGAAAAAAAGCGACGACATGTAAGATGGGGTTGGACGCGACGATCCCGTTCAAAGAAACAGGAAAAGGGTTTAAAAAAGAGGAATACAGAAGAGTTGATCTAAGCAAATTCTTGTGATTTTTATGTACCTCACAAAAGAAGAAGAGAGAATGCTGGATGGAGAAGAAGGTTACGCAGTAAAAAAATCCATGGAGATACTCGTTGCCTTAGGAGACATTTACGGCGCTGAAAAGCTCATAATCGTGGGTTCTGTTCAAGTGGCAGGCGTGTCATATCACAACCTAGGAGATGCTGGTCTAGAATTTCTAAATGAACTAGCAAGGGATGGAAAAGTCAAGGTGCTCACAACCTTGAATCCTGCAGGAATGGATTTGAAGGATTGGAAAAAACTCGGAATCTCCGAAGAGTTCGCAGAAAAACAAAACCTGGTCATAGACGCCTTCAGAAAAATGGGCGTAATAATCTCCTGCACGTGTACGCCGTACCTGATAGGAAGCTTACCAACATATGGAGAACACATTGCTTGGTCCGAGTCCTCTGCAGTTACTTTCGCTAACTCGGTCATCGGAGCAAAGACCAACAGAGAAGGTGGCCCATCCGCCCTCGCAGCAGCTTTTGTGGGCAAAACACCGTGCTACGGGTTACACTTGGAAGAGAACAGAGTGCCCGACGTTCATGTAGACGTGAGGGTTAACCTAAAAAAATTGTCAGATTGGGGAGCCCTTGGTTATTGTATTGGTGAAAAAGTTGGAAACAAGATACCATACATAACGGGTGTAAAAGACGCGGATTTGGATGAGTTGAAATCGTTCTGTGCTTCAGTGGTGACTTACGGTTCAAAACCGTTGTTTTATATGCAGGGAATAACCCCGGGATCTGAAAAACATCAACTGCCAAAAGAGAGAATCATTATCGAAGATAGGGACATAAAAAAGGCATATGAAAACATTAACGATGATATTGACACTATAGACTTCGTTTGTATAGGTTGCCCCCACTGCTCGATTAAAGAAATTGCTGAAGTAGCAAAATTGTTAAAAAACAAAAGAGTATCCTCGAACACTGAATTCTGGGTCGCAACATCAAGGCTAATGAAACAACTCGCTGACAAAAGAGGCTACACGGAAACAATTGAGAACGCTGGGGGAAAATTCGCTTGCGACACTTGCATGGCAGTGGCACCATTGAAAGGAAGGTTCAAATCAGTTGCAACAACCTCTGCAAAAGGATGTTACTATTCAAGACACAACGACATGAAGACAAAACTGGGAAGCCTAGAAGAGTGTATAGAGGCTGCAGTGAGAGGAAAATGGAGCTGAAAGGAAGAATCATCTCAAAGGGAGTTGCGGAAGGAGAAGCCTTAACCACCTCGCAACCAATCTCCTTTTATGGTGGAGTGAACCCTGACACCGGCGTGATCATAGAAAAGGGGCACGAACTGGAGGGAAAGAAGGTGAAGGACAAGATACTGGTTTTTCCGAACGGTAAAGGGTCAACCGTTGGATCCTACACTCTTTACAGGATGAAGAAGAATGATACGGCTCCTGCTGGGATCATAAACAAAGAATGTGAAACCGTGGTTGCTGTAGGAGCAATAATCTCGGAAATACCTTGCATTGACAAGATTGATATTTCGAAAATAAAGACAGGAGACATTGTTCGATTAGAAAATGATGCGGTTAGAATAGAGAAGGGAAGGATGCCTCGATAACCTGTTCCAGCTACTTTGTGAATGACATCGAAGCATAACCTACCACGGAAGAAAAGTCACTGATCATATCACCACTCGTTTTGTAACACAACAACTGTGCCCTTTTTGCACCCAACAACTTCGCCGCAGTAATCACAGCAACCGTTGGACCGTAACCACACGTAGATATGTTCTGGCTCTCCACGGTGGAATAATACAGTTCCTCGCCCATTTTCGCGACAGCGTCGATGGCCATCTTGTCTTTTCGTTGAGCCTGTTCATGCGGCTCGTAATGAGTCATGTCTGTAGAGGCAATTATCAAACTGTTCTTTCCTGACAAAGCCTTCGCAACAGCCCGTCCCACTTCTCGGCTGGACTCCAAATCTTGCATAAGAAAGCAGATGGGCACAAACTTGAAGGCTGAGCCGTACAAATATTGAAGAAAAGGAAGCTGAACTTCGATTGAATGCTCAAAAGTGTGAGCTGAATCATCAACGTCAACGATGCGAGATTCATCTACGATCTGCTTGGCGGTCAAGGTGTCAATCTCTACGTCTCCCAGAGGAGTCCGCCAAACTCCCTCACTCATGAGGGCCAAAGCGCTTCCACGCCCAGTGTGGTTGGGACCAAAAATAACGACAACATCAGGTTTTCCGTCCACTGCAAGATTGTAATACGCATGTGCGGCTACTGATCCAGAATACATGTATCCTGCATGAGGGCAGATTAGTCCAACAACGTTTCGGAGACCGTCCTCCACTACCCTGGGGAGTTTGCCCGGTCCAAATCTATGTGTAAAACATCCTTCAATCTGCGCTTTCAGTGATTGTGCAGTGCCTGCGTAAAACGCTCCAGCTTGAGAAGGATGCCTAATCTTCAACCTTCTCCTCTCGCTATTCCTCTCTCGTCATTTTCACTTCAAAGTCGTCGATTGATGGTTCTATGTTTCCATCAGGAGGTATCTCGCCCTTCTCCCGTAGGATTTGTCTGGTAAGAAGCCAGTAAACTATTGCTAAGGCTCTTCTACCTTTGTTGTTGGTCGGTATGCTTAGGTCTATGTCGCGTAAATCGTTGTCAGTGCTACAAAGCGCTATTACGGGGATTCCTAGGCTTGAGGCTTCTTTCACGGCTTGAGCGTCAGCTTTGGAATCAGATACAATTATCACGCCGGGTTCGATATGATCTGAATAGAGTGGATTTGAAAGCGTTCCGGGAATGAAACGTCCTACAATTGGAGTCGCTCCGATTACTTCGCTAAATTTTTTCACAGGAGCACGCCCGTACAATCTCGCTGCCACCACCGCAATCTTGGATGGGTCAAATCGAGCGAGGAATTTAGCGACAACTCGTATACGTTCATCAGTTTTTTTAATGTCTAAAACAAACAACCCGTCAGGTCTAACGCGGTAGATAAACTGATCCATATCTCTTGTTCTCGTTTTCGTGCCTATGTGAATTCCTGCTGATAGCATGGTGTCTTGAGGTAGCAAAAGTTCCTCCTCACTGGGAGCTTCAACTTCTTCTTTCTTCTCTTCTTCTGACATGTTTTTTCCTCACAATGAAAGAGCAGACATTTTAGCCCTGTTACCAAGCATCTCTTCTATTCGGATGAGTTCATTAATTTTCGCCACTCTCGTCCCTCCCACTACACCAGTTTTTATGATGGGACAGTGAAAAGCCACGGACAAGTGGGCTAAGTGAGTATCAGTTGTTTCTCCAGATCGATGAGACATGATCGGGGCGTAAGAAGTTTTTTTTGCCAGTTTAGTGGTTTCCCAAGCATCCGTGAGGGTTCCAACC containing:
- a CDS encoding DUF521 domain-containing protein; amino-acid sequence: MYLTKEEERMLDGEEGYAVKKSMEILVALGDIYGAEKLIIVGSVQVAGVSYHNLGDAGLEFLNELARDGKVKVLTTLNPAGMDLKDWKKLGISEEFAEKQNLVIDAFRKMGVIISCTCTPYLIGSLPTYGEHIAWSESSAVTFANSVIGAKTNREGGPSALAAAFVGKTPCYGLHLEENRVPDVHVDVRVNLKKLSDWGALGYCIGEKVGNKIPYITGVKDADLDELKSFCASVVTYGSKPLFYMQGITPGSEKHQLPKERIIIEDRDIKKAYENINDDIDTIDFVCIGCPHCSIKEIAEVAKLLKNKRVSSNTEFWVATSRLMKQLADKRGYTETIENAGGKFACDTCMAVAPLKGRFKSVATTSAKGCYYSRHNDMKTKLGSLEECIEAAVRGKWS
- a CDS encoding DUF126 domain-containing protein, encoding MELKGRIISKGVAEGEALTTSQPISFYGGVNPDTGVIIEKGHELEGKKVKDKILVFPNGKGSTVGSYTLYRMKKNDTAPAGIINKECETVVAVGAIISEIPCIDKIDISKIKTGDIVRLENDAVRIEKGRMPR
- a CDS encoding 30S ribosomal protein S2, translating into MSEEEKKEEVEAPSEEELLLPQDTMLSAGIHIGTKTRTRDMDQFIYRVRPDGLFVLDIKKTDERIRVVAKFLARFDPSKIAVVAARLYGRAPVKKFSEVIGATPIVGRFIPGTLSNPLYSDHIEPGVIIVSDSKADAQAVKEASSLGIPVIALCSTDNDLRDIDLSIPTNNKGRRALAIVYWLLTRQILREKGEIPPDGNIEPSIDDFEVKMTREE
- the amrB gene encoding AmmeMemoRadiSam system protein B, with translation MRHPSQAGAFYAGTAQSLKAQIEGCFTHRFGPGKLPRVVEDGLRNVVGLICPHAGYMYSGSVAAHAYYNLAVDGKPDVVVIFGPNHTGRGSALALMSEGVWRTPLGDVEIDTLTAKQIVDESRIVDVDDSAHTFEHSIEVQLPFLQYLYGSAFKFVPICFLMQDLESSREVGRAVAKALSGKNSLIIASTDMTHYEPHEQAQRKDKMAIDAVAKMGEELYYSTVESQNISTCGYGPTVAVITAAKLLGAKRAQLLCYKTSGDMISDFSSVVGYASMSFTK
- a CDS encoding UbiD family decarboxylase; the encoded protein is MTSIEGIRLGFRSFLEQLDKNGELIRIEKEVSTEYEMAGIIDALGEKPVFFEKVKESSIPVVGGLVSSKELVARALNIKKEQLLHELSNAIEKPVRPDVVEKGECQEIVEKDVDLTKLPIMRYTEKDGGKYIASAICIIKDSELGRNTCFHRLMLLGKNRFVARIVEERGTDTALRKSGGELDIAICIGNSTAVLLAASTSLPKGVDEMGMANALEKTELVKCKTIDVEVPKDCEIVLEGRITKERASEGPFLDLTGIIDRVRQQPVIEINCITHREKPIYQTILPGRNEHKFLMGMPREPTIFNEVNKACECKDVYITPGGCSWLHAVVQIKKRNPDDGKKAIEAAFKGHRSLKHCIVVDGDINIYDPNDVEWAIATRFQADKDAVILPKQRGSSLDPSGDLTGGKKATTCKMGLDATIPFKETGKGFKKEEYRRVDLSKFL